The genome window ACCAAGCTCATCGTGGATCTCCCGGGCGATTTGTGTCCTCTCCTCTTCCCGTATATTCTGAAGATAAGCAGTAAGAGCCCGGAGCTCTTTTTGTGATCTTTTTATCGCCTCATTGGCCCTCCTTGCCTCCGTCATATCAATACAGGTCCCAAGAACAGCAGGTTTCCCTGCATACAGTGCATACGAGCTAAACATCTCAAGAAGGCGGATCTCACCATCCTTCCTCCTGATCCTCATGGAGAATTGGTCAGACTCTTTCTCTCCTGACAGGCGCTGCTGAATCCTATCATTGGCAAACTCTCTCTCTTCCTCAACAACAAGATCCAGGGGACTTAGTTTATCAACTAACTCATTCCCGGTATACCCGTAAATGCTACAGAATGTGGGGTTTACATATCTGAACAATCCATCCTGGATGAGGTATATACCCGCAATGTTCTTTTCAGTGAGGATTCTATAGTGCTCTTCTCTCTCCCGTAGCGCCTCTTCGATTAATCTCATATCGGTAATATCCTGGGCTGTTCCAAAAACGCTTACAATTCTGCCTTCGCTGTCCTTTTTTGGATATCCTATCGCGTGCATCCATCGGATAGTTTTATCTGGACGAAGTATCCGGAACACAATATCGAAGGGGATTCCTTCAACAATTGTTGTTGTCATTGCATTGTTAAGGATACCCCAGTCATCGGTGTGGATAACCTTCTGGTGCGCTTCGAAGGAAGGTTCGCCCTCTTCAGGGTCAAGACTAAATATGTGGAAGATTTCCTCAGACCATGTGGTTGTCATGGTGGACGTATCGAGTTCCCAGTGGCCAATATGTGCCATTCCTTGAGCTTCTATGAGGAGGGCCCTGCTCTTTGCCAGCATCTTCTCCACCAGCTTGCGTTCGGTGATGTCCTGCACCGTACCGCGAAGCCCCGTGATCCGTCCATGGTTGTCATACGTGGCGCCGCCAAAGGTGTTCACCCATCGGGTGGTACCGTCCGGGCGGATTAGTTCCAGCTCAAGCTGATGAGGTGCACCGGTTTCCAGTGTTTTTTCGACGGCTACTTTCAGACGATCCCAGCTTTCTGGGGTATAAATGTTGGGGTGTTCTGCATATGTGGGTGCTGTAATCATCGGGTCGAGGCCTACGATACGGTAAAGCTCCTCTGTCCAGGTGACGGTGTCTGTGTCAGCGATCCAATTCCAGATGCCTATATGTGCCAGTCGATGGGCATCTCTCAGTTGTTCCTGGTTTTTCCTCAACGCCTCCTCTACCCGCTTGCGCTCGGTGATGTCCTCAATTGTACCCTCGTAATGTGTTATATTACCTTGTCCATCCTTTACAATATGGGCATTGATTGAAACCCAGAATATCTCTCCACTTTCATGGGTTGGGGTTTTCCGAAACGGTACCTCGAACTTTTCTACCGCCCCTTCCTTTGACAAGATTCTTTTAAAGATTTCTCTATCTTCAGGATTAACGTACATCTGAGTTGCAGTTACATCATTGATTAATTCTTCAGATGTATCATAGCCATACATCTTTACAAGGGCAGGATTAGCGTTTAGAATGCGTCCCTCGGGTGTGGTTTGGTAGATTCCGAGAATCGCATCATTGAAGATATTGCGGTATTTTATTTCGCTCTCTTGAAGTGCTTTTTCTGTCTGCTTGCGGGAGGTAATGTCGTGAATCGCAAGGACCACCAAGCGCAGCCCATCAAGGCGGCCCCCCGACATGGAGACTTCGGCCTCAAACAGGGAGCCATCCTTACGGCGAAAGAGCTTTTCCGTTCGTCTTCCGATGTGACCACATTGTCCAACGCCCGTGTTCAAAAACCTCTTCAACCTTTCTTGATGGATTTTGCCTATCTCCTCCCGCAGCAGGATGTTGGCCGGTTGATTCAAAGCTTCTTCTTCGGAATACTGGAATAACTCCTGGGCAGCGCTGTTGAAAAGAACGAGCTGCCCCTCGGCGTTCACGGCGATGATGGCGTCCAGACTCGCCTCAACAATCGTTCGCAAACGCTCCTCGTTCTCCCTCAGCGCCTCCTCTGCCCGCTTGCGCTCGGTGATGTCCTGGTATATTGTCTGAAATTGCCTTTCGCCGTTCCAGAGTATTTCCTTGCGGAAGACCAGGAGATAGCGGACTTCACCATTTTTCTTTACGATGTTTATTCCATATTCGGACGGGTCATACTTACCTTGTCGTCTTTTCTTCATTCGTATCTGAAACTCTGCATAGCTCTGCGGCGTATAGCGATTCTTGACGGGGGTTGTTCTCAGTTCCTCAACGCTGTCGTAGCCATAGATATCCAGAATAGCCTGGTTGGCATAAATGGTCTCACCTTCTATGGTCACAATGCGCACCCCCAACGGGGAGTCGTCCAGAGAACGGCGGAAGTTATCCTCGTTCTCCCGCAGCGCCTCCTCTGCCCGCTTGCGCTCGGTGATGTCCTCAATTGTACCCTCGTAATGTGTTATATTACCTTGTCCATCCTTTATAATATGGGCATTGATTGAAACCCAGATTATCTCTCCACTTTTTTTGCAAAGCCGGGTCTCGAACTTTTCGACCACTCCTTCCCTGGAGAGGATTCCTTTAAAGGTTTCTCTATCTTCAGGATTGACGTATATCTGAGTTGCAAGGTCAGTCACGCAATTGGTTAATTCTTCCGGTGTGTCATACCCACACAACCGGGCAAGGGCAGGATTGGCACTGAGAAAGCGTCCCTCGGGGGTTGTCTGATAGATCCCGAGAATCGCATCATTGAAGATATTCCGGTATTTTTCCTCTGCCTGGAGGAGCTCTTTTGTTTTCCTGTATTTGTACTCTCTCCTGAAATAGAGCAAAGAGACTGCAAGGAAGAGGAATATGGTGAAGCCTGTAACTGCGGAGCGGATGAAATACCCGTATAATGACTTCAGGATTGTGTCTTTCTCCTGCCCAACAATAACTGACCAGCCAATCCCCTTTACAGGTGTAATGGATACATAGGAGATGCTGCCCTTGTCTTTTGCATCTGCAATATCCATATTAATAAAGACTCCGGCAACTGCTTTTTCCAGCACGCGCGCGTCAGGATATTTCGTTATGTTCTCCTGATAGAGAATAGAATTACTGAATATGATGTTCCCTTTCTGGTCGAGGAGGGTAATACTTTTTTCGGGATTTGTTATATTTCCGTTGATGAAGGTGGCGAGGAAGGGGGCACGCTGGGTGCTGCCAAGTATCCCGATGACCTTACCATTTCTGTCGAATACCGGTACCGATACGGCAACAGCAAGATCTTTTTCCAGGACAATCAAACGGAATACTGTAGAAATATAGGGTCTCCATTTCTTGCTTACCCCTTTATACCAGTCACGGTAGGCAAGGTTCTTACCAAATCCTGTTTTGTCCACCGGGTAATTTGCCCAGACGGTTCCATATTGGTCAGTGAGAAAGAGGATATCGATTTCATTATAGTGCTTGCTTAAGGATTTCAGGTGAGAGATGGCGTTATTGAAATCCTTCTTCTTTACCACATTAATAAAGGACGAACGTTGTGCATAGGATTCCAGGATACCGATAGTTGCCTTCTGATGCTCAAATATGAGCAAGGAGAAGAAACGCGCCTTTAATGTATTTTCAGCGATTGTATTCTTTACTACATACTTATAGTGGTTGTGTATGATGTTAAATACGATGAAAAAGGTAATAATAAAGAAAAACACAATTATTAAGGCATATAATTTTTTCCCTTCAAATAAGGTTTTCATGTTTTAAAACCCGTTCCCCGTATCTAACACTCCCCCATATATTCGATTATAAAGGAAATTGCCTTATTATCAAGGGTTTTTTCTGTGTGTTGCAACACATTAATAGTTGC of Syntrophorhabdaceae bacterium contains these proteins:
- a CDS encoding PAS domain S-box protein translates to MKTLFEGKKLYALIIVFFFIITFFIVFNIIHNHYKYVVKNTIAENTLKARFFSLLIFEHQKATIGILESYAQRSSFINVVKKKDFNNAISHLKSLSKHYNEIDILFLTDQYGTVWANYPVDKTGFGKNLAYRDWYKGVSKKWRPYISTVFRLIVLEKDLAVAVSVPVFDRNGKVIGILGSTQRAPFLATFINGNITNPEKSITLLDQKGNIIFSNSILYQENITKYPDARVLEKAVAGVFINMDIADAKDKGSISYVSITPVKGIGWSVIVGQEKDTILKSLYGYFIRSAVTGFTIFLFLAVSLLYFRREYKYRKTKELLQAEEKYRNIFNDAILGIYQTTPEGRFLSANPALARLCGYDTPEELTNCVTDLATQIYVNPEDRETFKGILSREGVVEKFETRLCKKSGEIIWVSINAHIIKDGQGNITHYEGTIEDITERKRAEEALRENEDNFRRSLDDSPLGVRIVTIEGETIYANQAILDIYGYDSVEELRTTPVKNRYTPQSYAEFQIRMKKRRQGKYDPSEYGINIVKKNGEVRYLLVFRKEILWNGERQFQTIYQDITERKRAEEALRENEERLRTIVEASLDAIIAVNAEGQLVLFNSAAQELFQYSEEEALNQPANILLREEIGKIHQERLKRFLNTGVGQCGHIGRRTEKLFRRKDGSLFEAEVSMSGGRLDGLRLVVLAIHDITSRKQTEKALQESEIKYRNIFNDAILGIYQTTPEGRILNANPALVKMYGYDTSEELINDVTATQMYVNPEDREIFKRILSKEGAVEKFEVPFRKTPTHESGEIFWVSINAHIVKDGQGNITHYEGTIEDITERKRVEEALRKNQEQLRDAHRLAHIGIWNWIADTDTVTWTEELYRIVGLDPMITAPTYAEHPNIYTPESWDRLKVAVEKTLETGAPHQLELELIRPDGTTRWVNTFGGATYDNHGRITGLRGTVQDITERKLVEKMLAKSRALLIEAQGMAHIGHWELDTSTMTTTWSEEIFHIFSLDPEEGEPSFEAHQKVIHTDDWGILNNAMTTTIVEGIPFDIVFRILRPDKTIRWMHAIGYPKKDSEGRIVSVFGTAQDITDMRLIEEALREREEHYRILTEKNIAGIYLIQDGLFRYVNPTFCSIYGYTGNELVDKLSPLDLVVEEEREFANDRIQQRLSGEKESDQFSMRIRRKDGEIRLLEMFSSYALYAGKPAVLGTCIDMTEARRANEAIKRSQKELRALTAYLQNIREEERTQIAREIHDELGQSLTGIKIDISWLKKKLSNIVEPADPIQAKIDSLLTLTESTIAVTRELSLSLRPGILDDLGLVVAINWQLKRFQEKAGIICMLQTDVAEITIPTDYATALFRISQECLTNISRYANATKVKIALTKEGENLVLEIEDNGKGITTEQIRNPLSLGILGMRERIKNLKGKFHISGAPGKGTKVRVELPMK